A portion of the Kineosporia corallincola genome contains these proteins:
- the proC gene encoding pyrroline-5-carboxylate reductase translates to MVDQVTQQASEHATVPAPAGRVAILGAGNMGGTILAGLLRGGREPGDVVVSARRPERADELRQRHGVEVLGNVSAAAWGDTVIVAVKPRDVAGLLAEISPALRPGTLVVSLAAGQTIAALEGGLPEGTPVIRVMPNTPSLVDQGMSVLSPGTHCRPEHTERAQELLSATGKVLQVPESYQDAVTAVSGSGPAYVFYVAEAMIEAGVLLGLPRTTSTELVVQTLYGAATMLRDTGTHPSILREQVTSPGGTTVAAVRLLDDQRVRGAFVSAIEAACNRSAQLSQG, encoded by the coding sequence ATGGTCGATCAGGTCACGCAACAGGCTTCCGAGCACGCCACCGTTCCCGCGCCCGCGGGGCGGGTGGCGATCCTCGGCGCCGGCAACATGGGCGGCACCATTCTGGCCGGGCTGCTGCGCGGCGGACGGGAACCGGGCGACGTGGTGGTCTCCGCCCGCCGCCCGGAGCGGGCCGACGAGCTGCGGCAGCGGCACGGCGTCGAGGTGCTCGGCAACGTCTCCGCCGCCGCCTGGGGCGACACGGTGATCGTGGCGGTCAAGCCGCGGGACGTGGCCGGGCTGCTGGCCGAGATCAGCCCCGCGCTCCGGCCGGGCACGCTGGTGGTCTCGCTCGCGGCCGGGCAGACGATCGCGGCCCTGGAGGGCGGGCTGCCCGAGGGCACGCCGGTGATCCGGGTCATGCCGAACACCCCGTCGCTGGTGGACCAGGGCATGTCGGTGCTCAGCCCGGGCACCCACTGCCGGCCCGAGCACACCGAGCGGGCGCAGGAACTGCTCAGCGCCACCGGCAAGGTGCTCCAGGTGCCCGAGTCGTACCAGGACGCGGTGACGGCGGTCAGCGGCTCCGGCCCGGCCTACGTGTTCTACGTGGCCGAGGCGATGATCGAGGCCGGGGTGCTGCTCGGCCTGCCGCGCACGACGTCCACCGAGCTCGTGGTTCAGACCCTCTACGGCGCCGCGACCATGCTGCGCGACACCGGCACCCACCCCAGCATCCTGCGGGAGCAGGTGACCAGCCCGGGTGGGACCACGGTGGCCGCGGTACGGCTGCTCGACGACCAGCGGGTGCGGGGTGCGTTCGTCTCGGCGATCGAGGCGGCCTGCAACCGTTCGGCACAGCTGTCGCAGGGCTGA
- a CDS encoding acetoin utilization protein AcuC has product MAPIRLELTARLADALGLLDAPGVRVVSAEPAPDELLLTVHAADYVEAVRRASTRPVASGLRFGLGTTDVPTFPGMHEAGARICAASREVALAVWAGQAGHGVNFTGGLHHAMPAAASGFCVYNDVGVAIRALLDAGAQRVAYVDVDVHHGDGVEKIFWDDPRVLTVSLHENGRVLFPGTGFPEEIGGPHASGTAVNVALPPGTSDAGWLRAFHSVVPPLLRAFEPEVLVTQQGCDSHVLDPLAHLALSLDAQRASYEALHEFAHEFCDGRWVAFGGGGYEVVDVVPRAWAHLIAIAAHRPVAPGADVPDSWRDYVTARCGRAAPQRMTDGADTGYRAWSTGYDPADAIDRVVLATRKAIFPLHGLDPYFD; this is encoded by the coding sequence ATGGCGCCGATCCGGCTGGAGCTCACCGCCCGGCTGGCCGACGCCCTGGGTCTGCTCGACGCCCCCGGCGTGCGCGTGGTCAGTGCCGAGCCGGCCCCCGACGAACTGCTGCTCACCGTGCACGCCGCGGACTACGTGGAGGCGGTGCGCCGGGCCTCCACCCGGCCGGTCGCCTCCGGCCTGAGATTCGGCCTGGGCACCACCGACGTCCCCACCTTCCCCGGCATGCACGAGGCCGGCGCCCGCATCTGCGCGGCCAGCCGGGAGGTCGCGCTCGCCGTCTGGGCCGGTCAGGCCGGGCACGGGGTGAACTTCACCGGCGGCCTGCACCACGCGATGCCGGCCGCGGCCAGCGGGTTCTGCGTCTACAACGACGTCGGGGTGGCGATCCGGGCGCTGCTCGACGCCGGCGCGCAGCGGGTGGCCTACGTCGACGTGGACGTCCACCACGGCGACGGCGTGGAGAAGATCTTCTGGGACGACCCCCGGGTGCTCACCGTCTCGCTGCACGAGAACGGCCGGGTGCTGTTCCCCGGCACCGGTTTTCCCGAGGAGATCGGCGGTCCGCACGCGTCGGGCACCGCGGTCAACGTGGCGCTGCCGCCGGGCACCTCCGACGCCGGCTGGCTGCGGGCCTTCCACTCCGTGGTGCCGCCGCTGCTGCGCGCCTTCGAGCCGGAGGTGCTGGTCACCCAGCAGGGCTGCGACTCGCACGTGCTCGACCCGCTGGCCCACCTGGCCCTCTCGCTCGACGCCCAGCGGGCCTCGTACGAGGCCCTGCACGAGTTCGCCCACGAGTTCTGCGACGGGCGCTGGGTCGCGTTCGGCGGAGGCGGCTACGAGGTGGTGGACGTGGTGCCGCGGGCCTGGGCGCACCTGATCGCGATCGCCGCGCACCGTCCGGTGGCCCCGGGCGCGGACGTGCCGGACAGCTGGCGCGACTACGTCACCGCGCGTTGCGGCCGGGCCGCGCCGCAGCGGATGACCGACGGCGCGGACACCGGCTACCGGGCCTGGTCCACCGGCTACGACCCGGCCGACGCCATCGACCGGGTGGTGCTCGCCACCCGCAAGGCGATCTTCCCGTTGCACGGTCTGGACCCCTACTTCGACTGA
- a CDS encoding helix-turn-helix domain-containing protein produces MTAVRALPRGDFEVRFLTVAEVAGIMRVSKMTVYRLVHAGELAAMRVGRSYRVPERAVQEYLRHSYMSGNATTETA; encoded by the coding sequence ATGACCGCCGTGCGTGCCCTGCCCAGGGGAGATTTTGAAGTCCGTTTCCTCACCGTGGCCGAGGTGGCCGGGATCATGAGGGTGTCGAAAATGACCGTCTACCGGCTCGTGCACGCCGGCGAGCTGGCCGCGATGCGGGTGGGCCGTTCCTACCGGGTCCCGGAGCGGGCGGTGCAGGAGTACCTGCGTCACTCCTACATGAGCGGCAACGCGACCACCGAGACCGCCTGA
- a CDS encoding 30S ribosomal protein bS22 → MGSVIKKRRKRMAKKKHRKLLRKTRHQRRNKK, encoded by the coding sequence GTGGGCTCCGTCATCAAGAAGCGCCGCAAGCGGATGGCCAAGAAGAAGCACCGCAAGCTGCTGCGCAAGACGCGTCACCAGCGTCGTAACAAGAAGTAA
- a CDS encoding NAD-dependent epimerase/dehydratase family protein, which yields MGRSVLVAGVSRYLGGRFARLLAEQPGVDRVIGVDVIAPPHDIGRAEFVRADIRNPMIGRIIEQTGVDTVVHMSVIATPVSAGGRTAQKEINVIGTMQLLAACHRAPALRRLVVKSTSAVYGSSPRDPAMFTETQVGKHPPRSGWGKDSAEVEEYVRGFSRRRPGVEVVTLRLANVIGPGIRTSMTDYFSLPVVPSVLGFDPRLQFLHEDDAVEAMRLATLGEAGGVINVAGDGVIGLGQAARFAGRPTVGVPPRLAGLMGSVYHRGGLADFSADQIRYLRFGRCLDTTRMREHLGLDPAYSTRTAFQDFVRTRGLRGPFSPEVVNAVEQQLVARLRPGRRPRAGVVR from the coding sequence ATGGGTCGATCGGTGCTGGTGGCAGGCGTCTCCAGATATCTCGGCGGCCGGTTCGCCCGGCTGCTCGCCGAGCAGCCCGGGGTCGACCGGGTGATCGGCGTCGACGTCATCGCCCCGCCGCACGACATCGGCCGGGCCGAGTTCGTCAGGGCTGACATCCGCAACCCGATGATCGGCCGGATCATCGAGCAGACCGGCGTCGACACCGTCGTGCACATGAGCGTGATCGCCACCCCGGTCTCGGCCGGGGGGCGTACCGCCCAGAAAGAGATCAATGTCATCGGCACGATGCAGCTGCTCGCCGCCTGCCACCGGGCGCCCGCGCTGCGTCGGCTGGTGGTGAAGTCGACCTCGGCGGTCTACGGCAGCAGCCCACGCGATCCGGCCATGTTCACCGAGACGCAGGTCGGCAAGCACCCGCCCCGCAGCGGCTGGGGCAAGGACTCGGCCGAGGTCGAGGAGTACGTGCGGGGCTTCAGCCGCCGCCGGCCCGGCGTGGAGGTGGTCACGTTGCGGCTGGCCAACGTCATCGGGCCGGGCATCCGCACCTCGATGACCGACTACTTCTCGCTGCCGGTCGTCCCGTCCGTGCTCGGCTTCGACCCGCGCCTGCAATTCCTGCACGAAGACGACGCGGTGGAGGCGATGCGCCTGGCCACCCTGGGCGAGGCCGGCGGGGTGATCAACGTGGCCGGTGACGGCGTGATCGGCCTGGGCCAGGCCGCGCGTTTCGCGGGCCGGCCCACCGTCGGCGTCCCGCCCCGCCTGGCCGGTCTGATGGGCAGCGTGTACCACCGGGGCGGTCTGGCCGACTTCAGCGCCGACCAGATCCGCTACCTGCGCTTCGGCCGCTGCCTCGACACCACGCGCATGCGTGAGCACCTCGGTCTGGATCCGGCCTACAGCACCCGCACGGCGTTCCAGGACTTCGTGCGCACCCGTGGCCTGCGCGGTCCCTTCTCCCCGGAGGTGGTGAACGCGGTGGAACAGCAGCTGGTGGCCCGATTACGGCCCGGGCGACGGCCGCGGGCCGGGGTGGTGCGGTGA
- a CDS encoding lysophospholipid acyltransferase family protein has product MQAGPEDIVHPDPAALRQVRAGAERAAAERNRRRVSPLLPVAEEPPPGVPDAEIPRPSVVPSSSAASMVLSIAGQIGQAVLTAITEAPPPDPANGDASTGTTADDAYLDHPDRLLEVIEFFRSRLAGDYAMDEFGFDPEFADAVPMNLLRPLYRHWFRVEVRGAENIPAEGGALIVANHSGAVPMDALMTAVAVRDERERHLRILGGDLVFQTPVLAGLARRSGATLAATPDAERLLSTGELVGVWPEGYKGIGKPFSERYKLQRFGRGGFVSAALRTGVPIVPCSIVGAEEIYPIIANVPSLARLLGLPYLPVTPFFPLLGPLGAVPLPSKWLIEFGTPVPTHDLGTQAAEDPILVFDLTDRIRQTIQQTLYSLLVQRRSVFF; this is encoded by the coding sequence GTGCAGGCCGGTCCCGAAGACATCGTGCATCCGGATCCGGCCGCGCTGCGCCAGGTGCGGGCCGGGGCCGAGCGGGCCGCGGCCGAACGCAACCGCCGGCGGGTCAGCCCGCTGCTGCCGGTCGCCGAGGAACCGCCTCCGGGGGTGCCCGACGCCGAGATCCCGCGGCCTTCCGTCGTCCCCAGTTCTTCGGCGGCGTCGATGGTGCTCTCGATCGCGGGACAGATCGGGCAGGCGGTGCTGACGGCCATCACCGAGGCGCCGCCCCCGGATCCGGCGAACGGGGACGCCTCGACCGGCACCACGGCGGACGACGCCTACCTCGACCATCCGGACCGGCTGCTCGAGGTGATCGAGTTCTTCCGCTCGCGGCTGGCCGGCGACTACGCGATGGACGAGTTCGGGTTCGACCCGGAGTTCGCCGACGCGGTGCCGATGAACCTGCTGCGCCCGCTGTACCGGCACTGGTTCCGGGTGGAGGTGCGTGGGGCGGAGAACATCCCGGCCGAGGGCGGGGCCCTGATCGTGGCCAACCACTCCGGTGCGGTGCCGATGGATGCTCTGATGACGGCGGTGGCCGTGCGCGACGAACGCGAGCGCCACCTCCGCATCCTGGGCGGCGACCTGGTGTTCCAGACCCCGGTGCTGGCCGGGCTGGCCCGCCGCAGCGGCGCCACGCTGGCGGCCACCCCGGACGCGGAGCGACTGCTGTCGACGGGCGAACTGGTCGGGGTCTGGCCGGAGGGCTACAAGGGCATCGGCAAACCCTTCTCCGAGCGCTACAAGCTCCAGCGGTTCGGCCGGGGCGGATTCGTGTCGGCGGCCCTGCGCACGGGGGTGCCGATCGTGCCCTGCTCGATCGTCGGGGCCGAGGAGATCTATCCGATCATCGCGAACGTGCCGTCACTGGCCCGGCTGCTCGGCCTGCCCTATCTGCCGGTGACGCCGTTCTTCCCGCTGCTGGGCCCGCTCGGTGCGGTGCCCCTGCCGAGTAAGTGGCTGATCGAGTTCGGCACCCCGGTGCCCACCCACGACCTGGGGACGCAGGCGGCGGAGGACCCGATCCTGGTGTTCGACCTGACCGACCGGATCCGCCAGACCATCCAGCAGACCCTGTATTCGCTGCTGGTTCAGCGCCGTTCGGTCTTCTTCTGA
- a CDS encoding HAD family hydrolase: MSDAEIRMVESHSPPARPGDPTAAAFFDVDNTIVRGASIFHLAKGLYHRGFLTPRDILKFALQQGRFLALGEHPHALAEVQTRALAFIAGRSVAEMRSIGEEVFEEILTSKIWPGTLALARMHEDAGQRVWLVTATPIEIAEVIAQRLALTGALGTISEHVDGRYTGQLVGAPMHGEAKADAVAALAEREGLSLRRCAAYSDSSNDIPLLSMVGHPVAINPDGRLRAHARANGWQVHDYRTTRRAAKIGLPAACAGVLAGFAAGASLANRRQQHLHLPPSSGWQRPVAEITGWQPSTEGQKKTERR, translated from the coding sequence ATGTCGGACGCCGAGATCCGGATGGTGGAGAGCCACTCCCCACCGGCTCGCCCGGGCGACCCGACCGCGGCCGCCTTCTTCGACGTGGACAACACCATCGTCCGCGGGGCCTCGATCTTCCACCTGGCCAAGGGTCTCTATCACCGCGGCTTCCTCACCCCCCGCGACATCCTCAAGTTCGCCCTCCAGCAGGGCCGCTTCCTGGCTCTCGGCGAGCACCCGCACGCCCTGGCCGAGGTGCAGACGCGGGCGCTGGCGTTCATCGCCGGCCGATCGGTCGCGGAGATGCGCTCGATCGGCGAAGAGGTCTTCGAGGAAATTCTGACCAGCAAGATCTGGCCCGGCACCCTCGCCCTGGCACGTATGCACGAAGACGCGGGCCAGCGGGTCTGGCTGGTCACCGCCACCCCGATCGAGATCGCCGAGGTGATCGCCCAGCGCCTGGCGCTGACCGGCGCACTCGGCACCATCTCGGAGCACGTCGACGGGCGCTACACCGGCCAGCTGGTCGGCGCCCCGATGCACGGAGAGGCCAAGGCCGACGCGGTGGCCGCACTGGCCGAGCGCGAAGGGCTGTCGCTACGCCGCTGCGCCGCCTACTCCGACTCCTCCAACGACATCCCGCTGCTGTCGATGGTCGGCCACCCGGTGGCCATCAACCCGGACGGCCGGCTGCGCGCCCACGCCCGGGCCAACGGGTGGCAGGTGCACGACTACCGCACCACCCGGCGGGCGGCGAAGATCGGGCTGCCCGCCGCCTGCGCCGGGGTGCTGGCCGGGTTCGCCGCCGGGGCCAGCCTGGCCAACCGGCGTCAGCAGCACCTGCACCTGCCGCCGTCCTCGGGCTGGCAGCGGCCGGTCGCCGAGATCACCGGGTGGCAGCCGTCGACCGAGGGTCAGAAGAAGACCGAACGGCGCTGA
- a CDS encoding glutaredoxin family protein — MPDVTADEARITLIGKPGCHLCDDARVVVEKIANETGTGWKEVSILDHPDLAEAYAEQIPVILVDGAQHTYWRVDEDRLRTALTRRKGLFSRRNR, encoded by the coding sequence GTGCCAGACGTTACCGCCGATGAGGCGCGAATCACCCTGATCGGCAAACCGGGGTGCCATTTGTGCGACGACGCCCGGGTTGTGGTGGAAAAAATCGCCAATGAAACCGGGACGGGTTGGAAGGAAGTGTCCATTCTGGATCACCCGGATCTGGCGGAGGCATATGCGGAACAGATACCGGTGATCCTCGTCGACGGTGCCCAGCACACCTATTGGCGGGTGGACGAAGACAGGCTGCGAACAGCGCTCACCCGGCGTAAGGGGCTCTTCTCGCGCCGTAACCGATGA
- a CDS encoding redox-sensing transcriptional repressor Rex — translation MTRPRPARLVRSGRATRDGIPEATVSRLPFYLQALTALAERGVATVSSEELASAAGVGSAKLRKDFSHLGSYGTRGVGYEVQYLIYQISRELGLTQDWKVVIVGIGNLGHALANYGGFTSRGFTVAALVDADARVVGETVAGLTVSPLESLDQMVSSLGIQIGVVATPGPAAQEICDRLVAAGVTGVLNFAPCVLTVPDGVMVRRVDLATELQILAFHEQRRAASRLTSEMPTEPQDLSGALGALAEPGTAMRKPRAEAAG, via the coding sequence GTGACCCGACCACGCCCCGCACGGCTCGTCCGCTCCGGTCGAGCGACCCGTGACGGGATCCCCGAGGCAACGGTCTCCCGGCTCCCGTTCTACCTCCAGGCGCTGACCGCCCTCGCCGAACGCGGCGTGGCGACGGTCTCGTCCGAGGAACTCGCCTCGGCCGCCGGAGTCGGCTCGGCGAAGCTCCGTAAAGACTTTTCCCACCTCGGTTCCTACGGCACACGTGGTGTTGGTTACGAGGTTCAGTACTTGATTTACCAAATTTCGCGTGAACTCGGCCTGACGCAGGACTGGAAGGTCGTGATCGTCGGTATCGGAAATCTCGGGCACGCGCTGGCGAACTACGGCGGATTCACGTCCCGGGGATTCACCGTCGCCGCTCTGGTCGACGCCGATGCCAGGGTCGTCGGCGAAACTGTGGCGGGCCTCACCGTCAGCCCGCTGGAATCACTCGATCAGATGGTCTCCTCGCTGGGGATCCAGATCGGTGTGGTCGCCACGCCGGGCCCGGCCGCGCAGGAGATCTGCGACCGGCTGGTCGCAGCCGGTGTGACCGGCGTCCTCAATTTCGCCCCGTGCGTGCTCACCGTCCCGGACGGCGTGATGGTGCGCCGCGTCGATCTCGCCACCGAGCTCCAGATCCTGGCGTTCCACGAGCAGCGTCGTGCCGCGAGCCGGCTGACCAGCGAGATGCCCACCGAACCACAAGATCTCTCCGGGGCGCTGGGTGCCCTGGCCGAACCAGGAACCGCCATGAGGAAGCCGAGAGCCGAGGCCGCCGGATGA
- a CDS encoding glutamyl-tRNA reductase, translating to MSIMIVGLSHRTAPISLLERTTLTAEAASGLVAGLCRGDHVAEAIALVTCNRLEVYADVSKFHGGIGEIGAGLAEATGVPLAELTEHLYVHYENAAVAHLFQVTCGLDSMAVGEQQILGQVRVALRAAQAAGSAGRTIGHLVQNALRVGKRVHSETTLDRAAPSLVDAGLRKAAEVLGPLPGLNVLVLGAGAMSGLSVASAHRAQAGSIAVCSRTLPRARRLAESVDGTPVPLENLQNALAAADLVIACAGAGGYLVDLDAAGRAAAARGGRPQVYVDLALPRDVQPEIAGLPSTRVFDLEHLGQILTAGGLSEDLAEARSMVEDEVALYLADQRAKEVAPTVVALRAMARSVMEAELGRLSGRLDGLDPDVFAELEQTVHRVVEKLLHQPTVRVKELAAAPGGDTYAEALRLLFNLGPAPEPKAGELPGVELAVQLEQDSMSDLSALLGRTGGAS from the coding sequence ATGAGCATCATGATCGTCGGGCTGTCGCACCGCACCGCACCGATCTCCCTGCTGGAACGCACCACCCTGACCGCCGAGGCGGCGTCCGGCCTGGTGGCCGGCCTGTGCCGGGGCGACCACGTCGCCGAGGCGATCGCGCTGGTCACCTGCAACCGGCTCGAGGTGTACGCGGACGTCAGCAAGTTCCACGGCGGGATCGGTGAGATCGGCGCCGGGCTGGCCGAGGCCACCGGGGTGCCGCTGGCCGAACTCACCGAGCACCTCTACGTGCACTACGAGAACGCCGCGGTCGCGCACCTGTTCCAGGTCACCTGCGGGCTGGACTCGATGGCCGTGGGCGAGCAGCAGATCCTCGGCCAGGTGCGGGTGGCGCTGCGCGCCGCCCAGGCGGCCGGCTCGGCCGGGCGCACCATCGGCCACCTGGTGCAGAACGCGCTGCGGGTGGGCAAGCGCGTGCACTCCGAGACCACCCTCGACCGGGCCGCGCCCAGCCTGGTCGACGCCGGGCTGCGCAAGGCCGCCGAGGTGCTCGGCCCGCTGCCCGGACTGAACGTGCTGGTGCTGGGTGCCGGTGCGATGAGCGGTCTTTCGGTCGCCTCCGCGCACCGGGCGCAGGCCGGTTCGATCGCCGTGTGCAGCCGCACGCTGCCCCGCGCCCGGCGGCTGGCGGAGTCGGTCGACGGCACCCCGGTCCCGCTGGAGAACCTTCAAAACGCGCTGGCCGCCGCCGATCTGGTGATCGCCTGCGCCGGGGCCGGTGGCTACCTGGTCGACCTGGACGCCGCCGGGCGGGCCGCCGCGGCCCGTGGCGGCAGGCCCCAGGTGTACGTCGACCTGGCGCTGCCCCGCGACGTGCAGCCGGAGATCGCCGGCCTGCCGTCCACGCGGGTGTTCGACCTGGAGCACCTGGGTCAGATCCTCACCGCCGGTGGCCTGAGCGAGGACCTCGCCGAGGCCCGGTCGATGGTCGAGGACGAGGTCGCGCTGTATCTCGCCGACCAGCGGGCCAAGGAGGTCGCCCCGACCGTCGTGGCCCTGCGGGCGATGGCGCGCTCGGTGATGGAGGCCGAGCTCGGCCGGCTGTCCGGTCGGCTGGACGGCCTCGACCCGGACGTCTTCGCCGAACTGGAGCAGACCGTTCACCGGGTGGTGGAGAAACTGCTCCACCAGCCCACCGTGCGGGTGAAGGAACTCGCGGCAGCGCCGGGTGGCGACACCTACGCGGAGGCGCTGCGACTTCTGTTCAATCTCGGGCCGGCACCGGAGCCGAAAGCCGGTGAGCTTCCGGGGGTGGAGCTCGCCGTCCAGCTGGAGCAGGATTCGATGTCCGACCTCTCCGCCCTGCTCGGCCGTACTGGAGGAGCCTCGTGA
- the hemC gene encoding hydroxymethylbilane synthase, with amino-acid sequence MPTVLRLGTRRSLLARTQSRWFADRLVTALSLAVPGREFRVDLVEVVTKGDITPGPLQSMGGTGVFVSALREAVLRGDCDFAVHSLKDLPNAQPEGLVLASVPRRECPVDVLIARDDLGFDELPPGSVIGTGSPRRAAQLRALRDDIEVVGIRGNVDTRIAKITSGEVDAVVLALAGLHRLGRQTEATHVFTEEQMLPAPGQGALAVECGAGSTALLAALRLVDDRPTRACVLAERALLARLEAGCAAPVGALATIETEHGRQTLTLTAFAGSVDGERTIRRSATVPLADPLADEPAATTLGRALAGQMLDAGAALLIPVPDPLPAADEAVAREGDS; translated from the coding sequence CTGCCCACGGTGCTGCGGCTGGGCACCCGCCGCAGCCTGCTGGCCCGCACCCAGTCGCGCTGGTTCGCCGACCGCCTGGTCACCGCGCTGTCGCTGGCGGTGCCCGGCCGGGAGTTCCGGGTGGACCTGGTCGAGGTGGTCACCAAGGGCGACATCACCCCGGGGCCGCTCCAGAGCATGGGTGGCACAGGCGTTTTCGTGTCGGCGCTGCGCGAGGCCGTGCTGCGCGGCGACTGCGACTTCGCCGTGCACTCGCTGAAAGACCTGCCCAACGCCCAGCCCGAGGGCCTGGTCCTGGCCAGCGTCCCGCGCCGGGAGTGCCCGGTCGACGTGCTGATCGCCCGTGACGACCTGGGTTTCGACGAGTTGCCGCCCGGCAGCGTCATCGGTACCGGGTCGCCCCGGCGCGCGGCCCAGCTGCGGGCCCTGCGCGACGACATCGAGGTGGTCGGCATCCGCGGCAACGTGGACACCCGGATCGCCAAGATCACCTCGGGCGAGGTCGACGCCGTGGTGCTCGCGCTGGCCGGGCTGCACCGCCTGGGCCGGCAGACCGAGGCCACCCACGTGTTCACCGAGGAGCAGATGCTGCCCGCCCCCGGACAGGGTGCCCTCGCGGTCGAGTGCGGTGCGGGGTCCACGGCGCTGCTGGCGGCGCTGCGGCTGGTGGACGACCGGCCCACCCGCGCCTGCGTGCTCGCCGAGCGGGCCCTGCTGGCCCGGCTGGAGGCGGGCTGCGCCGCCCCGGTGGGTGCCCTGGCCACGATCGAGACCGAGCACGGCCGGCAGACGCTGACGCTGACCGCGTTCGCCGGTTCGGTCGACGGCGAGAGGACCATCCGCCGCAGCGCGACGGTCCCGCTGGCCGACCCCCTGGCGGACGAGCCGGCCGCCACCACCCTGGGCCGTGCGCTCGCCGGGCAGATGCTCGACGCCGGCGCCGCCCTCCTGATCCCTGTACCAGACCCCCTGCCGGCGGCCGACGAGGCCGTGGCAAGAGAAGGTGACTCGTGA
- a CDS encoding uroporphyrinogen-III synthase, whose product MTSTITSKKAVPGGYVAFVGAGPGDDGLLTLRAVERLGEADVVVVDQLPREAVIARYCRPGVEILDAGFGEDGQPMTRAARAKVVVTAARAGARVVRLMDGDPATFTGLAEEIQACRKQSLPFEVVPGVSAASAVPAYAGVPLTPAGVNGLHVVHPHGVDVDWKLHASAGTTVVVLGAEEDIAGAADGLLEAGRKASTPVVVTAHGTTTRQRSVSCQLGELAPVLAAAKLDKPMTAVIGEAAGMRDKASWFETKPLFGWRVLVPRTKQQAGGIVKELADHGATAQVVPTISVEPPRTPHQMEKAVKGLVTGRYEWIGFTSVNAVRAVREKFEEFGLDARAFAGLKVAAVGGVTAAALRDWGIEPDLMPAENQSALGLLECWPPYDEVLDPINRVFLPRADIATDTLVAGLEQNGWEVDDVTAYRTVRAAPPPAETREAIKSGHFDAVVFTSSSTVRNLVGIAGKPHATTVVACIGPQTAKTAEEHGLRVDVLAAEPSADALVDALAEYGAGLRLSADEAGEPVLRPSQRKGSTRRSAK is encoded by the coding sequence GTGACCTCGACCATCACCAGCAAGAAGGCGGTCCCCGGCGGCTACGTGGCCTTCGTCGGTGCCGGCCCCGGCGATGACGGCCTGCTCACCCTGCGCGCCGTCGAGCGGCTCGGCGAGGCGGACGTCGTCGTCGTCGACCAGTTGCCCCGCGAGGCGGTCATCGCCCGCTACTGCCGTCCCGGCGTCGAGATCCTGGACGCCGGTTTCGGCGAGGACGGCCAGCCGATGACCCGGGCGGCCCGGGCCAAGGTCGTGGTCACCGCGGCCAGGGCCGGTGCCCGCGTGGTCCGGCTGATGGACGGCGACCCGGCCACGTTCACCGGGCTGGCCGAGGAGATCCAGGCCTGCCGCAAGCAGTCGCTGCCGTTCGAGGTGGTGCCGGGCGTGTCCGCCGCCTCGGCCGTGCCCGCCTACGCGGGGGTCCCGCTGACCCCGGCCGGGGTCAACGGCCTGCACGTGGTGCACCCGCACGGTGTGGACGTGGACTGGAAGCTGCACGCCTCGGCGGGCACCACGGTGGTCGTGCTGGGCGCGGAGGAAGACATCGCCGGTGCCGCCGACGGCCTGCTGGAGGCGGGCCGCAAGGCGTCCACCCCGGTCGTGGTCACCGCCCACGGCACCACCACCCGGCAGCGTTCGGTCTCCTGTCAGCTCGGCGAGCTGGCTCCGGTGCTGGCCGCCGCCAAGCTGGACAAGCCGATGACCGCGGTGATCGGCGAGGCCGCGGGCATGCGCGACAAGGCGTCGTGGTTCGAGACCAAGCCGCTGTTCGGCTGGCGCGTGCTGGTGCCGCGCACCAAGCAGCAGGCGGGCGGCATCGTGAAGGAGCTGGCCGACCACGGTGCCACCGCCCAGGTGGTGCCGACCATCTCGGTCGAGCCGCCGCGCACGCCGCACCAGATGGAGAAGGCGGTCAAGGGCCTGGTCACCGGCCGCTACGAGTGGATCGGCTTCACCAGCGTCAACGCCGTGCGCGCGGTGCGGGAGAAGTTCGAGGAGTTCGGCCTGGACGCCCGGGCCTTCGCCGGGCTGAAGGTCGCCGCCGTGGGCGGGGTCACCGCCGCCGCGCTGCGCGACTGGGGCATCGAGCCCGACCTGATGCCGGCCGAGAACCAGTCCGCGCTCGGCCTGCTGGAGTGCTGGCCGCCCTACGACGAGGTGCTCGACCCGATCAACCGGGTGTTCCTGCCGCGCGCCGACATCGCCACCGACACCCTGGTGGCCGGGCTGGAGCAGAACGGCTGGGAGGTGGACGACGTCACCGCCTACCGCACCGTGCGGGCCGCCCCGCCGCCGGCCGAGACCCGCGAGGCGATCAAGAGCGGGCACTTCGACGCGGTCGTCTTCACCTCCAGCTCCACCGTGCGCAACCTGGTCGGCATCGCCGGCAAGCCGCACGCCACCACGGTGGTGGCCTGCATCGGGCCGCAGACCGCGAAGACCGCCGAGGAGCACGGCCTGCGGGTCGACGTGCTGGCCGCCGAGCCGAGCGCGGACGCCCTGGTGGACGCCCTCGCCGAGTACGGTGCGGGATTGCGGCTGAGCGCCGACGAGGCGGGCGAGCCGGTGCTGCGCCCGAGCCAGCGCAAGGGATCCACGAGGAGGAGCGCGAAGTGA